The window GGTGCGCACCGTGTAGTGCACATCGATGTAGAGGGTGCCGGCGTCCACGGCGTCGAAGGCCACGACGACCTCGTCCACCGCGATGCGGGGCTCCCAGCGCTCCAGGGCCTCGCGCACCTGCTGGGCGACCCGCCCGGCGGTGTCGCCGTCGCCGGGGGCGAAGACGTACTCGTGGATGCCGCAGCCGAATTCGGGCCGCATCGGCCGCTCGCCCGGAGCGGTGCCCAGGATCAGCCGGATGGCCTCCTCCAGCTCCCGTTCCCGCTCGACCATGGCGATGCCGCCGGTCGGCCCGACGCGCAGGGGGAAGGCCCAGCCGCGCCCGATGAACCGTTCGCTCATCACACGCCGCCGATCAGGACGTTCATGGCGCCGGTGAGG is drawn from Streptomyces sp. NBC_01232 and contains these coding sequences:
- a CDS encoding GPW/gp25 family protein, translated to MSERFIGRGWAFPLRVGPTGGIAMVERERELEEAIRLILGTAPGERPMRPEFGCGIHEYVFAPGDGDTAGRVAQQVREALERWEPRIAVDEVVVAFDAVDAGTLYIDVHYTVRTTNDRRNLVFPFYTIPSEEGAEEMVAD